The genomic region TTCCAATTTATATAGGCAAGGAAAATGCCCTTAAATTATTTAAGTGGCTATATTATATTGGTTATATGGCAATTGTTATAGCCGTTGTTATTAGAGTTCTTCCTCTTTATTCTCTTTTATCAGTTTTAGTACTAAAAAAGGTCAAGGAAAATATAGATAAATTTAATGAACTTCAAACTAAAAAAGATACTTTTGGATTAGCAGTTGAAAACTTTGCCCTTACTAATATTGTACTAGCTATTACTATTTTAGTTGGAGTAATAATATAATGAATTATGTTTATATGTTAGAATGTTCTGATGGAAGTTTATATACAGGATGGACAAACAACTTAGAAAAAAGAATTGCAGCTCATAATAATGGAAAGGGAGCAAAATATACAAGGGTAAGGCTTCCAGTAAAATTAGTTTATTATGAAGAATATGAAGATAAAATAGAAGCAATGAAAAGGGAATATGAAATAAAACAATTATCAAGAAAAGAAAAGGTAAAGTTAATTAAATTTCAATAAAATATTATAGTAAATTTATATTTAATTATGGGATTAATGCAAAAAATGGAATGTTGAAAGTATTTTTTGTAATAATCCTTTTTTATTAATTAAAATATAAACTATTCAGGAAATTAAGTAAAAAATATAAATGTATTCAATATATTTACAAAAAAGTTAATTTTATTGTATAATAAGAAGACAATTTAATACTTGTGGGGGAAAATATATGAATATATTGTTAGTAGAAGATGATACACTTCAAAGTAGTATATTAAGAAAAATAATAGAGAAGAACTACATTGATATAAGAGTATATGAAGCAAAATCTGAAAAAGAAGCCATGTATATAATTGAAAAAGAAGAAATAGATTTATTCTTTATAGAGATGAACATAAAGCAGAAATCTGGATTAACATTAGCAGAGAATATAAGAAAAATTGAAAAATATGAATTAACTCCTATAGTTTTCATTAGTAAAGAAATTGATTATATTATAACAGCATTTAAAAAAGTTAATTGTTATGATTTTTTAACAAAACCAATAAGTGTAAATAATATTAAAAAAATAATTGATAAGTTTTTAAGGCATAAAAATAAAATTACTAATGAAAGTTATAATTTTTTTAAAACCATAGATGGTAATGATGTAAGGGTATATACAAAAGATATAATATTTATAGAGTTTTATTTAAAAAGCTGTATTTTACATACTTTGCATGGAGAATACAAAATAAAATCAGATGGATTAAATAAAATACTTGATAAAATAAATAATGACAATATTATACGAACTCATAAATCTTTTGCAGTAAATTTAGAACATATAAAAGAAATAAGAAAAGTCAATTTTAAACTTTGGGAAATAAGTTTTTACAATTATGATAAAACAAGCGAATTAAGTTATAGTTATAGAAAATATATAAAGAATATTATTAAGTAAATCATTAAAGTAAGGATTAGAATTTTTATTTATGCTAATCCTTACTTTTTATTATTAAACTAAAAAATTAAGGATTATATATAGAAATAAAAATTGCACTAAAAGGAATTTTATTCCAAAAAATTCTTTTCGATATAGATTTTTTATATTTCCCTCTAAAATTTAACATAATAAATTCTTCTTTTATTAGAATAATTATAGAAAGTAGAGGAAAGGTTAATCCATTGGAATAAAAAATTAACTTGAATTAAAAGAAAATTAGGTAGGTAAAGTTTAGCATACATAGCGCGCGGATTAATTAAGTGTATGTTAAATATTTGTATATATCTAATATTCTTTTAAAATATATAAATAATGGAGGAGAATTATGAGCGCTTTTGTATTAAGCAGAGAGTATGAATTACAATTACCAATCAGCTATGTAGATATTGACAGAGCTGAAATGGAGTATGTTGATGGGGGATATTCTATCCCTGTGAATGTAGCGATGTTATCATCTGCATATTGTCTTTCCTATGCAACAACCTTATGGATTCAAGGCGTAATTTCATTTTCCAACATCTTAGTTATTGCGAAAGAAATTAGAGGACATGCTGCAGCATATTATGGATTATCTGGTTTATCAGCGTTAGGAATTTCTAACAGCACATTAGAAGAAATGAAGAGAAGTGCTAATCCAATCGATATAAGAGATGGATATGATCCAAGATGGTATGTTGTAGCTGCTTGCGAACTAATCTGGACATTACCAGGTTAAAAAATAAAATTTAAGGATAGCAAGTGAAAAAAATAATATTAGGAATAAGCATATTATTTATCAGTATTATAAGTATTATGCTTTTAATAGCAGTAAAAGAACAAAGGGATATAGTTGCAAGATATATAACTGATGAGCATTATAGGTATAAGCCGGTTGAAATGAAAGATGAAGTATATTTTCCATCAACTGTTGACTTAGGTAATGAAAATGGTTTGAAAGAAATAGGTTACTTAAGTGTAAAAAATAAAAGCATAGTTAATGATTTATTATTAATTGTGGGAAAAGTACTTGTTGATGAGAGTGATAAAAACTATACTCATTTTTCTGTTATAGATGATTTTGCAATGAATTATACTAAAGGAGAATATTTGCAAGATAAGAGTATAATTAATTATACTATGAATAAGTATAATGACTTTGTTCTTTGCAATGATAAAAATGATCTTGAAACTAGAATTACACTAGAAAAAGATGTGTTATATATGCTTCAAGATGAGTTTAAAACTATAGAATATAAAGCAGATGATTTCAAAAATAGTGATGATAGATATTATATATATGTTAATTCACCGCAAAAGAAATTACATGGTAGAACTTTTGATGATCCAATAATATTTATGGGATGTATATTAGTTAAAGATAACAAGTTATACTATGGAAATTTTGATAATGAAATAAAAGGTGAATTATTAAATAAAATAATATTATATATAAAATAAATTATCACAATTTTTGGATATGAAAATATTTTATAGTACTAATTGTTCTTAGAAACAAAGGCTTCCGGTTCTTATTATAACACCTGAAGTTATAATAAAATCGGAAGCTATTATTTTGTTAAAGTAAGGATTAAAGTTATTTATAATATTTAAAACAAAACTAAATTGACAAAAAGTGGATTTAAGGGAATATTAATTTAAGATATTCCTTTTAATATTTATTCTTTATATTTTATTCCCAAAATTAACACAATTTCTTTCCTTTTTATTAAAATATTTGTAGAAAATGGAGGAAAGATTTTATGAGAAATAAATATTTAGTGAAACAGCATGATATAACAGATTGTGCAGCAGCAAGTTTAGCAACAATATGTATGTATTATAAAAAAGAAATAACTATAACAAAACTAAGAGATATACTTGGAACTGATATAAAAGGAACAACTTTAGCAGGTTTAGAAAATGGTGCAAAAAAATTAGGCTTTGATACTAAAGCTATCAGAGTTGATAAAGAGGGATTTAAGAGCAAATATACACTTCCTGCAATCGCTCATGTTATTACAAAGGAAGGACTGACACACTTTGTGATTATACACAAAGTCAAAAAGGAAGAAGTAATAATATTAGATCCTGCTAAGGGAAAAGAAAAGGTTAACATTGATAAGTTTTTTGAAAGTTTTGATGGAATATTACTTTTATTAGTACCAAATAAAGAATTTAATCCTGGCAAAATAAAAGGGCAAGGTATTCTTAATAAGTTTATTCAATTATTACTTCCTCAAAAGTCACTTTTTATATATAGCATAATAGCATCAGTTATATTAACTATATTGGGAATAGCATCTTCATTCTTTAATAAAATTCTTATGGATGAAATTCTTCCATATAGTTTAAAAAATCAACTTAATATTTTTGTAATAGGATTTTTGGTTTTAGGAATAACTCAAATAGGACTTGGGGCAATAAGGCAGCATATGCTTTTATATTTATCACAGAAAATTGATATTCCTTTATTATTAGGTTATTTCAAGCATGTTTATAAACTGCCTATGAAGTTTTTTGCAACGCGAAAGGTAGGAGATATATTAACTAGGTTTAGTGATGCCTTTACAATAAAAAATATACTAACTTCAGTTTCTTTATCATTATTAATGGATATTGTTCTGGCAGTAGCATCAGCTTCTATTCTATATGTAATGAATCAGAAGTTATTTATTGTAATATTAGTTTTAACCTTAATTAGTGCAGCTTTAATATATATATTTAAACATCCTTATAAGAAAATTAATATAGAACAAATGGAAGCAGGAGCCAGATTAAATAGTCAAATTATAGAAAGCTTAAGAGGAATTGAAACAATAAAGGTAAATTCGGCAGAAGAAAAAAGTATAGAAAAGTTAGAAAATGAATATATAAGAAATTTAAGAATTGCCTTCAAAGAAGGAGTTCTGTCTAATATTCAAGGATCTATATCAGGAGCAGTATCTACCATGGGTAATCTTGTACTTATGTATATTGGAGCAAGAATGATAATGGATGGAGATATAACTTTAGGAAGTCTTATGGCATTTACAACTTTATCAGGATATTTTATGGATCCTATTGGAAGACTTATAAGCCTTCAATTAAGTATTCAAGAAGCTAGTATTTCCTTAAAAAGAATTTCTGAAATATATGAAGTTGAAAAAGAACAGCTTGAAGAAGATTTTGATAAGGTAAAACTAGAAAAGATAGATGGAGATATAGAACTTAATAATATTACTTTTAGATACGGAAGCAGATCACCAGTTTTAAAAAATGTAAGTATAAAAATACCTAAAGGTAAGAAAGTTGCTTTAGTTGGTGAATCAGGAAGCGGAAAAACTACAATATCTAAGTTAATATTAAAGTATTATACTCCTGAAGAAGGAAAAATAAATATTAATGGATATAATATTGAAGAGTTAGATTTATATAATTTAAGACAGAATATTTCTTATGTTCCTCAAAATGTGGAACTATTTTCAGGAACTATTAAGGATAATATAACTTTAGGAAGACCAAATGCAAGTTAT from Clostridium isatidis harbors:
- a CDS encoding peptidase domain-containing ABC transporter: MRNKYLVKQHDITDCAAASLATICMYYKKEITITKLRDILGTDIKGTTLAGLENGAKKLGFDTKAIRVDKEGFKSKYTLPAIAHVITKEGLTHFVIIHKVKKEEVIILDPAKGKEKVNIDKFFESFDGILLLLVPNKEFNPGKIKGQGILNKFIQLLLPQKSLFIYSIIASVILTILGIASSFFNKILMDEILPYSLKNQLNIFVIGFLVLGITQIGLGAIRQHMLLYLSQKIDIPLLLGYFKHVYKLPMKFFATRKVGDILTRFSDAFTIKNILTSVSLSLLMDIVLAVASASILYVMNQKLFIVILVLTLISAALIYIFKHPYKKINIEQMEAGARLNSQIIESLRGIETIKVNSAEEKSIEKLENEYIRNLRIAFKEGVLSNIQGSISGAVSTMGNLVLMYIGARMIMDGDITLGSLMAFTTLSGYFMDPIGRLISLQLSIQEASISLKRISEIYEVEKEQLEEDFDKVKLEKIDGDIELNNITFRYGSRSPVLKNVSIKIPKGKKVALVGESGSGKTTISKLILKYYTPEEGKININGYNIEELDLYNLRQNISYVPQNVELFSGTIKDNITLGRPNASYEEIKAACENSGCSEFIERLPGKYGTFLEEAGGGLSGGEKQRLALARALIKKSKFMILDEATSNLDFISEAKVFNTLFKKGKNITMLIIAHRLSTIRNCDIIYVMDKGRVVEVGDHESLLRKKGYYYRLYISQVGSFEEKEIVFNENLNMGTEDVSSKEIKLEEDIIEEGEIYEYN
- a CDS encoding LytR/AlgR family response regulator transcription factor, whose amino-acid sequence is MNILLVEDDTLQSSILRKIIEKNYIDIRVYEAKSEKEAMYIIEKEEIDLFFIEMNIKQKSGLTLAENIRKIEKYELTPIVFISKEIDYIITAFKKVNCYDFLTKPISVNNIKKIIDKFLRHKNKITNESYNFFKTIDGNDVRVYTKDIIFIEFYLKSCILHTLHGEYKIKSDGLNKILDKINNDNIIRTHKSFAVNLEHIKEIRKVNFKLWEISFYNYDKTSELSYSYRKYIKNIIK
- a CDS encoding GIY-YIG nuclease family protein yields the protein MNYVYMLECSDGSLYTGWTNNLEKRIAAHNNGKGAKYTRVRLPVKLVYYEEYEDKIEAMKREYEIKQLSRKEKVKLIKFQ